The Tachysurus fulvidraco isolate hzauxx_2018 chromosome 26, HZAU_PFXX_2.0, whole genome shotgun sequence genome segment aggtagtgGAGGCACGTGCCACTGCCACTCCAACGCAGGACCCCTGCTGGATAAACGAGAATACTGCACTCAGAAAAGACCACTTTCTAAGATGGCACATGCACTGTAATAACCTCAGTGTAGGTTATCAGCCAAGGTGTGATATAGCAGTAATTtgggtttgagtgtgtgtgtgtgtgtgtgtgtgtgtgtgtgtgcttgcataCTTATGCTGTAGTCACATCACATGTTTTATATCAATCTAAATGCACATCATTACATACAGTGAGCAATAGACTTAGACATTTTATACTCTGTTCTATTATTCCGTTATGATATTGGATGGTTAGCAGCGTGAATCTTGCTAGCTGACATATTAAGtatgttgaaatattttttacttgATTTTAGACGTCACATGTCGtattggtgttggagtggatgttaaAATTGCTAGCGCAGTTTTctagaagaaagaaaatgttaacaGTCTGAAACTCTCAGTGAGGAGCAAAAAGTCCATCATGTTAATGAGAAACCGAGGGTAGAATTAGCAAAGACGTTGGACTTGCAGTTTCATAATGCAGCAATTACAGCAAAGACTCAACTCAACTAGTCAGTGATCTACGAGatgatgagtgtgatggtgttgatggtagTGCTAGTATGAAAACAGAAGCATTGGAAGCTGAGCTGGCATGTGTACAAATAACGAGGTGAGAAAGCTCTGCTGCATCGTTCGCTACGTGAAGCCGAAGTGAAGGCCAAATGTTGCTGGCATTCTGCGCAATGTAAGAAACCATGTGAACGAAACGTTTTGCGCAATTAAAGACATATAATTGATCAAATTTGAGCCATTATGTTCTGTGCCTGAAATCCCAGGTTCTAATttacttttgttatttaaagtaaattattcATAACTACATTAACACTTATATGATTGTCAGAAACATCTTTACCCTGGGAGAATTAAATCCTTGACATTATTTTTCTCTGGGTgcattatgaaaaatatgaagGGTCATTACCCTCAAAATGCAACCATGACTGACATagattaacatattttttagaataaatcaataaaataagtTGCATTATAATACTGTGCATGGAATTGAGGTGTGAAGAGCTTGTCTTGTCTCACAAGCCATACCTAGAGAAGCTGATGGGATGTAAAGAGTGGATGATGTGGGAATACAGTTACAATATCTTTCCACAAAAAAGCTTGTGTCACAGAATTAAAAAAGTTGGCATGTAAAATTTCATGTACATGGAAGAGATGCAGAGATTTTGAAGCTCGTGGCCAGAAAAGGGCAAAAGGTGTCAGGCTGATGCTAGCTGCTGatcagcacatactgtatgtgtttggttTCACAGTTTTAATTGAGAGATTGCAAATCTCTGGTCTAAACTATATCACAACAGCAGAACCTACCATTTAGTTAGCCTTCTTCTCAGCACTGTGGATGCCAAAGACAGAgataaaattaaacacaaatgtcATTTCATTATCCTGATCATGTCTCTGTTTTTAAACAATATTCTATTGCATAGTGCAAGTGCAATTTTTAACACtagtataataatttataaatataatatttttttttccaactttatttatttatttatttatttatttatttatttatttatttatttgtgcttatTATATTGTAATGACAGTGCAGGATGTTCCCAAAAAGCACAATGTAAGGCACGAAAAAAGGCAACTtcctgtatttatgtattttaatgttatcTTATACAAACTGTACTTTCTCTCTTACTCCAGTTCAAAATCACATGGATAAAAGCTACTATACCAAATTGATAGCAGGATATTTGATGTTCACCCTcttgccttttttccccccatttgtGCAGTGTATGTACCTGCGGCCCAGCCTGGCTGCCCTGCCTGCCCTGGCCCTTTGGCACTGTGGCCGGCTGAGTGAGGGGCTTTGAGCTCCTGGTATGGGCAGCGTGGGCAGTGGAGCCTCCAGCCAGCGGGCCATCACAATGCGAAGTGTGGGCACACGAACCACCCCGAACGGGCCCCTGGCGCCCGCGCTGCCCCCAAACTCTGTCCGCCGGCGTCTAGATGACCGCAGCTTCAGTGCTGACCGCCTGCCGGCACCGGCCACCAAGACAGCAGGCGTCACTGCCAACGAGCACTCCGAGCGTGCAGCCGCTTCTCACAATGCTAATCGGCAGCACACTGTCAACGGTGAGCGACTGCTCTCGAATGCTTCTTTCTCCAATGGGCCCATGAGGAGGGAACCAGGCCACAGGCGAGGAGAGAGCCTGGATCTGTGTGGAAACAGCATAGtgctcaacaacaacaacaacgaaaaCAAGAACAGCAGCCATCAAGCACtagcgcagcagcagcagcacaaggACAAGAGCAAATCTAAGACGGACAGCCACAACCCTCCCAACATCATGCCCATCTCCGGCAAGCTGGAGCAAGCACAGGTACAGCACGGCCTGAACAACGAGGGGAAGGTATTTCATTTTGGTGTGGTTTAAGTCCATTTTGTTTGTCGCTCCATCTGCATACATGCATAAAATGCAGTGAAGTGTACACACAGGTATTTAGTATGCTATAAAGTATGCATTGATGTATATTGTGCTTATAGAAATACAAAAAGCAATGAGAAACAATTTACTGCCTCTTCTACAGTTTTCCCACAAAATTACCGATAGAATCCGAATccgaatcaggtttattggccgtgtgttgacacacacaaggaatttggttccagctgtttgtgacccTCAAaagtacataataataataataataataataataataataataataataatacattttatttaaaggcgcctttctaacactcaagtACAGACATAtctaacattatactatacaagaaaatgcagacgatatgatacaatatagacagtgagagtattaaatatgaatacagaatatatgacataCAGTTGTGTGCATAAAGTGaaagaagtgcatggtagtgcaaataacaatattgtgtaatattatgcttttgtacaatatgcagcagcagtagtgtgtgtaacatatactgatgatgtgatgactgacagttctgatataCTCTATTACTCAAATTAAAGCAACAGTAAAATGGATAACATGGCACAATAAACATGGTTTGGCTAAACAAGCAGCTTGCAGTAAACATTTCTAACCCATAGACCAAATCCCAAAATCATACACTGATTAACTTTATGTAGGAACTCTTTTCATTTCATGTGTAAGTATCCAGCATTTTCACAAAGTTAAAACCACTACCTAATACTTGGTAAGCAGTCATTTTGTCAAAACTCAtgcgttgtgtgtgtttctgtgtatgtctatttaaaaaatgttgtgtgtaaTCAAATTCAACAGCAATTACTTTGCTATTTCAGGATCCTGACGCACTGGTCCGTCCCTCTGCCTTTAAGCCTGTGGTGCCCAAGAGCTTTCATTCCATGCAAAACCTGGTGTGCCCCCTTCAGACCAGTGTGGGTGCAGGCGGAGGCACGTCGGCCAGTGGTGCAAGTGAGAGAGGTGGCCAGGGAACCTCAGGAATTCGCCCAGATGAGGAAACCCCTAACAACCGAGGAACACACTCTGGTGGAGGTATTCGAGCTGGCCAGGGCAGCCTGTCTGATTCTGGCAGGAATTCTCTTACCAGTCTGCCCACATATGCAGGTACAGGTTCAGGCTATGGCCCTCCACCAGCCCTTGGGCCCCTCAGTGCCTCCACCAGCCACATCAACCGCCTGGGAACTGCAACAACTGGCCTGGACAAGCCAGATAAACCAGGCTACCAGAATGGGCTGAGTGCCTCTGACAGTGGCCACTCATCTTCGGGCAAGAGCTCGTCATCTTATCAACGTCTCAGCCACTTGAGTGACGCACCGGCGCCCTTGCGGCCATCGCCATCCTCCGACGACGTCATTCGTGACCTGGAGGACCGCTTATGGGAGCGAGAGCAAGAGGTGAGGATGAAGGTATTTAATCATAGCTCagtttgtttaaattaaatttcatgTGCACATTCCTGCGCTGATTATGCTTTGTCTAATTCCTCATTCCCAGATGCTCCACATGAGACGGAACCTGGATCAGAGCGAAGCGGCAATCGTGCAAGTGTTCGAGGAAAAGCAGCGGGTGTGGGAACGTGAAATGGAAGAACTAAGGCAGAACTACGCTGGGCGACTGCAGCAGGTGACCCGACGTGCCCAGCGCTCGCAGCAGGCCCTGCAGGCCCAGATCAGCCGTCTGCAGCAGGACAAGCGCAGGCTTCAGGAGGAGATGACGCTGCTCCTGGCCCAGCGTGAGGAACTGGAGAAGAAATGCCTGGACTACAGGAAGGAGCAGGCTGACCTCCTGCCCAAGCTGGAGGAGACCAAGTGGGAGGTGAGAGGATAGACTGCAATGTTTAGAAGTATCCTTACTGCAAATATATTCCATCAGGCAAGACAttgtaaaactgtaaacagtTTAGACTGATTGCCTACATTTGAGATTCTGAGAAGCTTTTTGGTGGCCAAATTTATTGGTGGCCAAACTTATTTATTCAGTTAACAGGATTTTTATGgctattaaatattataaattggCCATCATAGACCGGGATACTATTTTTTACTTAGTTTTGTCTTCTTCCAAAGAGAATTACAGGatcttttatataatattttaaatctagATAATAATTTGGTGATGTTAGCAGAATTTATAACTCTAATGTAATGTTCATATATAATGTCCAGTCTCTTACAGTTTCTTTCatcactgtttttgtttaatctCTGACAAACAAGCATCAGCAGTGACTAAGCTGCTCTGAGAAACCTGAACCTTTAAATGAAACCAGTAATCTAGTCAGGAGTCTGGTACATTTCATCAAAGATCTCATTTATAACATTTCATGCATGTTGGTTCCCATTTTTCCatgaaaagtgtttattttcctAATGAAAGTGTGAAGGACCAATCAGGTTGAGGTCTTTAAAATCCTAAAGGGTCTGGCCaaaaaagtgtagaaaaaattTCAGATGCTTTGTATTGTGTTGATGAAGTGTCTGCTGCTGAGACTCCCAGTTATTTAACTGACCAGACAAGTTTAATGAGTTGCCAACAGACTGGACTGGACTGATCCATTTTTAATGGCCCACTTGAGGTAGACATCCTCTCTCTAACCTCTCAGCTGTTACCGGTGGCTTTTTAGTGGCTTGGCTAGCATACCCCATATGCTTCTTTCTCCCCATTTAGTCCCCTTTAACTAAAGTTGAACAGCCGTGACCTGGAGCGCACCCGTATGGCCATCATTCGCTCTGCTTGCTCTCCAGGTGTGTCAGAAGGCAGGTGAGATCTCCTTACTGAAACAACAGCTGAGGGAGAGCCAGGGTGAGGTGACCCAGCGTGCCGGAGAGATGGTGGCCCTGAGGAATCAGCTGAAGGAGCTGAACGCCCAGCTGAGGGAGCGAGAGCAGGCCGAGATCAGCCTGAAGGAGTCCTTCTGCACCAAGACGCTGGAGCTGGAGCGATGCGAGGCAGAACTGCAGGCCATGCTGGCCGAGGTGCTGACTTACCCTAAACCCAGCCCTTACAATGGCTCTGCCTGAATAgccatataattaaaaaaatactgtatacatttaaatgtatatgtCATGCATCAGAGCAGAAAAATGATGCAGTGGATGGGGACTAAGTTATCGGGTCAGTGCCCGTTATATCAGTTTTGTTCTAATTTTACTACATTACATGGTAGAGAGGTGTTTCTTAGTCCTGCTCCTAAACTGTTAATAGCTAGGACATCTATAGGGATGACTACAACGACGAGAAATGTATTCAGATGTATTCATACCATAGCCATTAACATCACTACGCAACAACTCTAACATACACCAACCATTCTACAATTTTTTTgttgaatatgaaaaaaaattgatgaaaaaaagacattaaatgcAAGCAGAAGCAGATTTAATTAGTCAAATTAGCCAAATGTCGATTTATATCCTCTGCTATACTCTAATATGGTCAATTCTATTCTATCATGTGTGGAAAATTCTATTTTCAACATGCAGGTAATTCATGCTAGCTTCACCGTGAATCAAGAAAATCAAATTGGTGTTTGTTGTCTAGTAGAAAGCAAAGGAAGCAGCACgttcacaaaatgtttttttttctgtcattatactgtagattgaaagttttcatttcctttccccTTATAACCCTAACTCGATGTATCCACTCATTATGAAGACTTTCATGATGTTAACATGTACAAAATGTTCAGGGAAGCCCAACTCCTGTACTAGATAGTCACTGAACCACATCCAGTGTAGTGTTTTTCTAACCATGTTCAGCTCACCGGTTAATTTTTCTTttgacagaacacacacacacacacacacacacacacatacacacatacacacatacacaccgaggacatttttaaaaaaaaaatttctgctCACTGTATTCAAATATCTGTAGACTGTGTGTATAGTCAGGTAACTACAGTAAGTGAACCCATTGCTTAGACATTTTACCCAATTTTACTCAATCTTTTCTCCTTCAAATTTTGTCCTACTCTTTAGGTGACCGTCCTTAGAGACAAGCTGAGTGCATTTGAGATGGAGGTAGCTGGGCTGAAGAAAGCCCTGAGTGAGATTAGCAGCACTGCTGGCACTCGTACCCCCGAATCTGGCTTAGCCGACATGGGTCAACTGGTGCTGTCTCGGAGTCGGGAACGCCTCCTCTCGCCCCTGAGCCCGCCAGAGACACCAAGCTCTTTGCCACCTCTTTCGTCACTGCCCTCTGTGCCCTCGTTGCCCCCTGTGCCCTCGCTCCCCCCTTTGCCAGCACTGCCTGCCCCGGACCCACTGCTCAACCTGCAGAGCGATGATTCTAAGGTGCAGCGGCAGGAAGCAGGCGACCTGCGGCGTCAGCTGGAGCTACTTCAAGGGGAGCTGCGTCTGGAGCGGCAGCAGCGTGAGCGCCAGGCACTCACTTTCGCCCATGAGCGCCAAACGTGGCAAGGAGAAAAAGAGCGCGTGCTCAAGTACCAGGCACAGCTGCAGCTCAGCTATGTAGAGATGCTGCAGAAGAACCAGGCACTGGAGGAGCGTGTGGACCAGCTGGGGGCCCAGCTGGCCACTCCCATCCTGGTATCGCCGGCAACATCAGCTTCACCGCCACCCTCTGCAAGTCTTGATGTACCCACAACGTCACCTGTGGCTGTATCAGTCACCTCTCCGACTCCCCCGGTCGAGGAGAAGAAGGTGCCCGCCCTGCACCAGCTGGCACCCCCATGGCCCATTCCCACTCGTCTGGAGAGGATTGAGTCTACAGAGATATGATGCCAGTAAATGTGACCTCTTTGAtgcagtacaaaaaaaaaagaaacacttagAGCACCAGTTACAATAGCGTTAAGTACAAACCCTTCTGAAACAAAAACGTCATGTCTGTAACTTCTAAGGACAGTCCAAGGATGCCCTGCTGAGTGAGGCAGACCTCAGGGTTGAGGGGTGCAAGTTGCTAAGTAATATGTTTGTGTGGCCTTATGACTGACTTAGGAAAAGCTCTTGATCCTAAAAGGTGTTGGTTTGGGTTGTTGGGGTGTAGGAAGAGCTGGCCCTAAGTCTGTAGCCAAGAGGAGCGGGAGTAGATCGAACACTCAGGGGATAAGGGATCAGGCATTAATAATCCAGATTTAAGCCTAGACTGTTGTATGCTAGCTCTCAATGCACGGTTCCCGATGTGTCACtatggccacgttcacactgcaagtcttaatgctcaattcggatattttgctcagatctgatttttttgtttggctgttcacattaccttttaaaatgtggcctatatcagataccggtgtgaactgtttgctgttgaactgacccgcatgcgcagacgaacaataacaatgacgtcacacgcagcacgccgttgtgctaaagttggcgaggttatggaggaagtaagcattttcgctttttttctaaatgtttgtgtaactgtcgcacagagacgcagtgttttgaaaattttcggATGTCAAGGGCaacttttgattattattattattatacacgtttgtgtgcgtacttgccggcgcataattgtgacgaatgtcgatgtagattgacgtaaaaggcgcatcaaatccgccttggttgttcacactgcggccacattagaaaaaaatcagatttgggtctgattcaggaccacatatggaagtggtctgaatccgatttgtaaaaaaaaaatcagatatgggctagatttgagtgttcacactactcctgaagaagactgacctggtcacttgaccccaaaaaaatcagatttgggccacttttacctgcagtgtgaacggggcttaTATAAATCTAGATCAACAGATCTCAagttaaactttaaaattaacACATACtatttaaaggtgcagtttgataaactaaaaaaagtaaacaattaGTGTAAATTGCAGTATTTGCCTTGCAGCAGATGTGGCTAGTTTCTTCGTTATTGTTTAGATTTATCCGCCCTGGAAATGATTCCCACAGCTGGAACAGAGCTACCAACCTCCAAACCCTGTCCCTTATAAGTAACGGGTCACTGGGGAGACACAGTCAGGAACTATAAAGCTAAAGAAAATTATGAACTGCTCctttaaataatatttctcCAGACCATAAGgcaaacaagaaaaagaacaatTATATAGAATAGCATCCATATTggctgaaaagacaaaaaaaaaaaacttaattagAAACTACAGTGAGTGACATGATCCTCTTCCTGTATATGGTGCTTGTCCATAccacaccagtgtgtgtgtttttttttttttttttttttttttttttccaaaaatgaaGGACCAAATATTTAGGAGGCGTTGCTGGTCTCGAGTTCCCTCATAGTGGATGTAGTCGTGGTAATGATAACCAGTGGACTCCAAGACCTGGTGCGTTGTATAGGAGCGTGCCTCAACCCTCCTGCTCTGATAGCGAAAGCAGCGGCGGAGGACCGACACGTGGTCATTCGACACGAAAGCATATTACCAGAACATTTCTGCTTTTCACCTTTGTATTCCATGTTTCAGAAACGTGTAGAATATAttagagagcgagtgagaggtatttaaaaaaaaaaaagtttaatgcACTTTGCTTTGGCCTCAGACAATGTTTCTTTTTAAGAGAGGTGTTTGGTTTATGAAGCTGCTAGTTAGAGGAGGAGTGAGCGgctgagccaaaaaaaaaaaaaaaaaaattaatgaaagaTGAAAAGTGCTAAGAAGGCAATTAGGACAGCGCGTGGTTGGAGAACGGCGCACTTCTGAAGCACGGCTCATCCAACGCTTATGAACTAATGAGTCTGTTTAAGTGGGACCTTCTTCCAAAAAAAGAATATGTGTCAATGTATACTTTTTGAAAGTATCATTTAGAATATTtgactttaaaaatataattatatatatatatatatatatatatatatatatatatatatatatatatatatatatatatatataaaatatgcagTAGATTGAAGTGATGTTTTGAAGTAAGTACACCGTGTACACAGGCTTCGTCGCCATATAAAGTGAGTGGGATCTAAAGAGTGAAATGTGACGAGGGGGAGTTGTAGGTAGGCAGGTAGTgcgagtgtgtagtgtggaaTCCGATGGTTTAGATATATTTACAAGAAGAAGATGGAGGTGGAAAAGTGGTAGCATTAAATTCAAAACATACAAATGAAAACAACCCACCTTTTGTCACAAAGCCTATATCATCCTAAAGGAGAGCATGTAATGATCATGGATCCAAgaaattattttagtttattcttTCGTTATTGAACGGCCAATCATTCACATTTTCGTTGCACACTTGTTCCCGATAGcaactcttatttatttatttgtttgtttgtttgtttgtttgtttgtttgtttgtttgtttgtttatttatttatttatttatggttcTAATACTTAGAATGAAATTAGTTTATCTGCAAATTAAATCACTCAGGAATCACTTTTTTGGGACGAATAGCGAAAAGGGGCACAgtgaaaaatattattatattaattgaaGCCATCAGTGGATTAATCAGCTCCTTATGACACAGTATATCTGATTTATATCTGATTAGGCTTGTGCTAATAATGAGTAATACAATACAAGGTGATAGACAACACATGGGAAGTTTGATCAGTTGAGTAATGGGTGAGTTGACATGCCGAAAAATCTTGATACTTAAAATATAGGTATATTTCTACTTATTTAGGTTTTGTTAGTAAAATGCCACATTTATTACTTATATCTGGAACTTGAGTTTTGTAAATCTGATATTTAATTGCACTGTAATTACTGCACATTAAGTTTTAATTTCCTTTTAAGTCAACTCAAATTCTActtaaaattcaatttaaaatagTCAAATATACAGGATGGAAATTCTATGCAATCAGTCAAGGACCCGAATTTAAACTGAACGAAAACAATTTTGTTCAAAGAAAAGCCAAATTCTTAatttttgtaattgttttagaaatgaatttgATTAAATTGAAATTTTAATTTGACCTCAAAACCATAAAGAAACATAAAATTTAAACCCAGCCATCAGTACATAAACATGGGTGTCATTTTTAACCAACGGAAAGTTAATATTCATCGGACAAAAGCAAACATACGAAACGAGTCCAGTCATTTTTGAGTAATGATAAATGTGGCAAGGTATTATCCAAAAGGTTATTGcaatttatttgtcatttatttcaaaGTGATTAACATTATCTATTACAGAATCAATATCAGATGGCCCAGTTTTAAAGCCATTAAGCTTTGCATACGCTTTGTGATATTTGATTCAATACCAGTCCGATATCAGAGCTGTGACCAGAACCTGATACTGATCGGATCAGACAATTGAAAAtgctgttgttaaaaaaaaaagtgtttagtttgTAGTTATTCTCTCTATTGATGCAGGTTCGGTGGAAAAATTTAGCATGATTGCATCTTCACGAGAGACTTCAGGTGGATATCCATCAtcacagtgcaaataaaaataataatactgttgTAATAAGAATGAAGTAAAATCTGTTGATTATTAACAAAGTATTATCAGCACATGCCTAATTTAATGTAATCATATAATTGTGAAAACTAAAAAACTACACTGCTCTAATATTTTTCCCCTTACACAATTATAATCATGAGCAGATTTGCAagttttattcatgtatttatttacgtatttatttatgtatgtatttatttatttgtttgtttgtttgtttgtttattaatcagCTTTATGACACTCGGTGTTAAGCGAGACATAATCTACAAAGCTTTAGATGGACACCACCCCTCTACTGTCTTTGGCCACATTTGCTGCTATGTAATTCTGTTGTGTCCTGCTGTGTTCTTGGTAGAGACAAAGGGGCAGTCGACTGCATGTAAATATCATTGTTAT includes the following:
- the LOC113636543 gene encoding leucine zipper putative tumor suppressor 3 isoform X1, which translates into the protein MGSVGSGASSQRAITMRSVGTRTTPNGPLAPALPPNSVRRRLDDRSFSADRLPAPATKTAGVTANEHSERAAASHNANRQHTVNGERLLSNASFSNGPMRREPGHRRGESLDLCGNSIVLNNNNNENKNSSHQALAQQQQHKDKSKSKTDSHNPPNIMPISGKLEQAQVQHGLNNEGKDPDALVRPSAFKPVVPKSFHSMQNLVCPLQTSVGAGGGTSASGASERGGQGTSGIRPDEETPNNRGTHSGGGIRAGQGSLSDSGRNSLTSLPTYAGTGSGYGPPPALGPLSASTSHINRLGTATTGLDKPDKPGYQNGLSASDSGHSSSGKSSSSYQRLSHLSDAPAPLRPSPSSDDVIRDLEDRLWEREQEVRMKMLHMRRNLDQSEAAIVQVFEEKQRVWEREMEELRQNYAGRLQQVTRRAQRSQQALQAQISRLQQDKRRLQEEMTLLLAQREELEKKCLDYRKEQADLLPKLEETKWEVCQKAGEISLLKQQLRESQGEVTQRAGEMVALRNQLKELNAQLREREQAEISLKESFCTKTLELERCEAELQAMLAEVTVLRDKLSAFEMEVAGLKKALSEISSTAGTRTPESGLADMGQLVLSRSRERLLSPLSPPETPSSLPPLSSLPSVPSLPPVPSLPPLPALPAPDPLLNLQSDDSKVQRQEAGDLRRQLELLQGELRLERQQRERQALTFAHERQTWQGEKERVLKYQAQLQLSYVEMLQKNQALEERVDQLGAQLATPILVSPATSASPPPSASLDVPTTSPVAVSVTSPTPPVEEKKVPALHQLAPPWPIPTRLERIESTEI
- the LOC113636543 gene encoding leucine zipper putative tumor suppressor 3 isoform X3; amino-acid sequence: MGSVGSGASSQRAITMRSVGTRTTPNGPLAPALPPNSVRRRLDDRSFSADRLPAPATKTAGVTANEHSERAAASHNANRQHTVNGERLLSNASFSNGPMRREPGHRRGESLDLCGNSIVLNNNNNENKNSSHQALAQQQQHKDKSKSKTDSHNPPNIMPISGKLEQAQDPDALVRPSAFKPVVPKSFHSMQNLVCPLQTSVGAGGGTSASGASERGGQGTSGIRPDEETPNNRGTHSGGGIRAGQGSLSDSGRNSLTSLPTYAGTGSGYGPPPALGPLSASTSHINRLGTATTGLDKPDKPGYQNGLSASDSGHSSSGKSSSSYQRLSHLSDAPAPLRPSPSSDDVIRDLEDRLWEREQEVRMKMLHMRRNLDQSEAAIVQVFEEKQRVWEREMEELRQNYAGRLQQVTRRAQRSQQALQAQISRLQQDKRRLQEEMTLLLAQREELEKKCLDYRKEQADLLPKLEETKWEVCQKAGEISLLKQQLRESQGEVTQRAGEMVALRNQLKELNAQLREREQAEISLKESFCTKTLELERCEAELQAMLAEVTVLRDKLSAFEMEVAGLKKALSEISSTAGTRTPESGLADMGQLVLSRSRERLLSPLSPPETPSSLPPLSSLPSVPSLPPVPSLPPLPALPAPDPLLNLQSDDSKVQRQEAGDLRRQLELLQGELRLERQQRERQALTFAHERQTWQGEKERVLKYQAQLQLSYVEMLQKNQALEERVDQLGAQLATPILVSPATSASPPPSASLDVPTTSPVAVSVTSPTPPVEEKKVPALHQLAPPWPIPTRLERIESTEI
- the LOC113636543 gene encoding leucine zipper putative tumor suppressor 3 isoform X2; protein product: MGSVGSGASSQRAITMRSVGTRTTPNGPLAPALPPNSVRRRLDDRSFSADRLPAPATKTAGVTANEHSERAAASHNANRQHTVNGERLLSNASFSNGPMRREPGHRRGESLDLCGNSIVLNNNNNENKNSSHQALAQQQQHKDKSKSKTDSHNPPNIMPISGKLEQAQVQHGLNNEGKDPDALVRPSAFKPVVPKSFHSMQNLVCPLQTSVGAGGGTSASGASERGGQGTSGIRPDEETPNNRGTHSGGGIRAGQGSLSDSGRNSLTSLPTYAGTGSGYGPPPALGPLSASTSHINRLGTATTGLDKPDKPGYQNGLSASDSGHSSSGKSSSSYQRLSHLSDAPAPLRPSPSSDDVIRDLEDRLWEREQEMLHMRRNLDQSEAAIVQVFEEKQRVWEREMEELRQNYAGRLQQVTRRAQRSQQALQAQISRLQQDKRRLQEEMTLLLAQREELEKKCLDYRKEQADLLPKLEETKWEVCQKAGEISLLKQQLRESQGEVTQRAGEMVALRNQLKELNAQLREREQAEISLKESFCTKTLELERCEAELQAMLAEVTVLRDKLSAFEMEVAGLKKALSEISSTAGTRTPESGLADMGQLVLSRSRERLLSPLSPPETPSSLPPLSSLPSVPSLPPVPSLPPLPALPAPDPLLNLQSDDSKVQRQEAGDLRRQLELLQGELRLERQQRERQALTFAHERQTWQGEKERVLKYQAQLQLSYVEMLQKNQALEERVDQLGAQLATPILVSPATSASPPPSASLDVPTTSPVAVSVTSPTPPVEEKKVPALHQLAPPWPIPTRLERIESTEI
- the LOC113636543 gene encoding leucine zipper putative tumor suppressor 3 isoform X4 — protein: MGSVGSGASSQRAITMRSVGTRTTPNGPLAPALPPNSVRRRLDDRSFSADRLPAPATKTAGVTANEHSERAAASHNANRQHTVNGERLLSNASFSNGPMRREPGHRRGESLDLCGNSIVLNNNNNENKNSSHQALAQQQQHKDKSKSKTDSHNPPNIMPISGKLEQAQDPDALVRPSAFKPVVPKSFHSMQNLVCPLQTSVGAGGGTSASGASERGGQGTSGIRPDEETPNNRGTHSGGGIRAGQGSLSDSGRNSLTSLPTYAGTGSGYGPPPALGPLSASTSHINRLGTATTGLDKPDKPGYQNGLSASDSGHSSSGKSSSSYQRLSHLSDAPAPLRPSPSSDDVIRDLEDRLWEREQEMLHMRRNLDQSEAAIVQVFEEKQRVWEREMEELRQNYAGRLQQVTRRAQRSQQALQAQISRLQQDKRRLQEEMTLLLAQREELEKKCLDYRKEQADLLPKLEETKWEVCQKAGEISLLKQQLRESQGEVTQRAGEMVALRNQLKELNAQLREREQAEISLKESFCTKTLELERCEAELQAMLAEVTVLRDKLSAFEMEVAGLKKALSEISSTAGTRTPESGLADMGQLVLSRSRERLLSPLSPPETPSSLPPLSSLPSVPSLPPVPSLPPLPALPAPDPLLNLQSDDSKVQRQEAGDLRRQLELLQGELRLERQQRERQALTFAHERQTWQGEKERVLKYQAQLQLSYVEMLQKNQALEERVDQLGAQLATPILVSPATSASPPPSASLDVPTTSPVAVSVTSPTPPVEEKKVPALHQLAPPWPIPTRLERIESTEI